The window GGCCTAAATTCGACTGCTTGCATCCGACGTCGTGACTCAATCCCCGGCCACGGTCTCGGTGCACTCCCACATGCGGCGACACAGCTCCTGCGCCTCGGCGGCGGGCTCGGCCTCGGCGACCGCGCGCAGCTTCCGCAGGACGCCGGGCATCTGCTGCAGGCGCGCGATGCTGTCGGCGAGGGGGTTGCGGTAGCGCTGGACGACGCGGTACTCGATGGCGACCTGGTTGAACTGCTGCTGCAGGCGCGGGTCGAGGCGGCCCTCGGCAGCGCCGTAGGCGAGGCCGATGTTGTGGAACGAGGGCCCGCCGGAGCGCAGGACGGCGGGGACGGGGGCGTGGGGCTCGATGGCGGAGGCGGCGCGCTGGAGGAGCAGCTTGTTCTGGGTGCGGTTGTGGATGGGGGGGAACAGGTTGGGGGTGGTGGCGCCGGACTTGAGCGAGTGCGGGCGCGTGGGcgtgtcgtcgtcgtggAAGTTGGACGTCGACTTGGAGCGGCGCGCGGCCATGTAGTGGCCGTCGTGCGGGGTGCCCGCGGAGCCGTCGCCGTCCATGAAGCGCGAGACGAGGTCGCGGCCGGGGGTGTCGACGAGGGTGCTGCCGACGCTGGTGCTGAGGTGGCCGCGGCCGGCGGACGCGACGGTCGCCGAGACGGACGAGGCCTGCGGGGCGGCGGTGTGCGAGGCGCTGCGCTGGAGCAGGCGCGACGTGATGAGGTCGGCGTCGGGCGGGCGCGAgtgggcggcgggcggcggggCGGGCAGCGAGTGGGGGGGCGATGTGTCTGCTGCATCTCCCGCGTTTGCCCGCGTGTTGCTCTCGGTGGTGTCGTCGACGGCCTTTTGCACTTCGGCGGCGACCGAGTTGGAGCGCGTGTTGGAGCGCGTCGTGTTGGGCGACTGCGACGCGCTCTCCTCCGTCCACCCGCCCTCGTCGTGCTCGTCCTGCGCGTCCTGCGCGTCCTGCGCGTCCTGCGCGTCGGTGCCCACGTCAAAGTGCACCAGCGGCCGCTGCTCGGGCGACGCCGGACGTGATCTGCTGCCGAGCTTCTTACTCGGCGCCAGGTCCTTGGACGACTTGCCGCCCTTGGCCTTGCCGACGAGGTGCCCGCTCGAGTGGTTCTTGCGCAGGTTGGCGTGGGCGGCGTGCGCTTGGGGGTTGTGCCGCATGATGGCGCCCGAGGACGCGTTGCGCTTGAAGCCGGGCCGCGGGCTGCTGGGCACCGAGAGCGACGTGCCTGACTGCGagcggcggtggtggcgtCCCTCGTCGGTGgcctgcgtctgcgtctgcgtcgtCTTTGCAAACTTGCCCAGGTTCTTGCCCGTCGACGCCGTCCGCTGCATGCGCCCTCCTGCGACATGGCGGTGCGTCACCTTGTGCGGCCGGTGGCCTTTTTCCGACGGGCTCTGTGAGATGTGCGACTGGCTCGACGACTGTCTGGTCATGGGCGCTGGCCGTTTGGGTCGTGAAGCCTCGTCGGCCATGTTGTCGACGAAGAACGATGAGTCGTTGGAACACGTCGAGGAATACGTCGAGGAATACTTCGAGGAATACTTCGAGGAATACTTCGAGGAATACGTCGAGGAATACGTCGAATACGTCGAGGAATAGCGTCGTCGAAATAAAAGTCAAAGAGCGGCGTCGCCATCCAGTTGCGTCTTGTCGTGGTCGTCGTGGCTCCAATTGCCAAAGGTGGTTAACATGGCGTCGTGAAGGCGGTGAGGCGTAGTCTGCTTTCAGCCCCGGTCAAcgtcacctcacctcacctcacctcacgAAACACGGAACATACAAAAGAGGAAACATCTCAACGTCTGCTACCGTATCACAATATGCTGTAATCTACTCATAAGCCTCCACCCCTCGAATCACCCACAAGTCATTACAAGCCACCCAACCTCCTCCGCAGCTCCTTCACCCTGCCCCTCACCCCGCGGCACTTCATCGCCCGCTGCTGGCTGACCTGTCGCTGGGCCGGGCTCATGCCGTCGACGCAGCCAAACGAGGACGTGGTGAGTATCGAGGCAGTGCGTGAGCGGTACGACGGCGGCGGGCGTCCTGACGAGTAGGTGGGTGCTTCAGAGAGGTCGCCCATCGAGTCTTCGCGCGCAAGGGCCGTGAGCGAGTTCGTACGGCCAGGCTTCGACGTCAAGAGCTGTGGCTGTTCGTGGGGACTCAGCATCGACTTTGACTGCCTGCCAGACACCTTGGCGTGCATCTTCTTTGCGCGGCGGCAGAACGACTTCACCTGCTGGCTGGACGGCGTCAGAGGTCGCACGATTGGCACGGCGTACTGCACGTCTGTGCTTGTGATCGGGGGCACTGCAGACGCCGCTTTCCAGTACGGCAGCCCGCCCATCAGCGGCGTCTCCATGCTTGCGTCGAGCCATGCATTGACGTTCCTGATGACGCCAGGCTCTGGCCGTGGTGGGCGCGGTGGGGCGAGGCGTGGTGGTTCTATATTAGGTATCACGCCCTCACTCGATGCAGGTTTCCAGAGGTGATGCAGCCATTTCTTCGTGTCGTGGCTAGTCGGCATGTTGTACTGTATGTTGCGGTAAGTTGCTGGAGGATTTCGTCGCGAGAGCTGGTATTTTGACGTGGGCGAGTCGCAGCTTCTCCATTTACAACAGACGTCACTACAATGTTTACACCCATCGTCGTCTACAGTCTCACCCCAACGCCGGCACAACAGGTGAAGTGCGAACTTCTGGCTCTGGAGGTCGGAGGATACTGTGGCCAGTTTGGGTTCTGTTGGTGGGATACTGATGGTTCGGTAGTAAACGGGCTTCCTTCGCCGCTGCAAATCGAACCTGCTCTGCTGATATGGTGTATTGTCTCTTCGCCGGCTCTTCAACACCGATGGCAGGTTCTGGGGTTTTGAATACCTTGTCACCACCCTGGTAGTCTCATTCATTGTCCTTTCCTCTTCGTCCGCCTGCGTATCCCTCTGCCATTTGGCGTAACTGCGAACGAAAGTTCGTCTTCTACCAGGAACCTCGTCAGATGAGTAATCGTCCAGCTTGCGTTCTTTCAACGATCCGTGGGCCACTTGTACAGGATCAGCGAGAGGTGAGGTGGTCAAAGGAAGGGATCAACGGCCCTGCAGAAGAGGCGTAGAAGAGGCGTCCAAACTTTCCACCTCCACACCAAGCCTCTCCACTTGATTGCGTTGACGGCCTCGCATCGGAATCTCACCCACAGCTGGTATGCCTAGTTGTAGCCCATGCTGCAAATCGTGACCGACAGTGGACGGCGCTTCTGCAGCAATCCCGCGAGTCTGGGTCCTGCGCATCTTCAGAGCGGGACGTCCTGCCTCTTTTCGTGGTCTGCGCCGCTTTGAGGGTATCGCGTCAAAGCGCCGGGGTGAGTCTGTTTCGTGAGCTTGTCGCTGTTGGCGGGTCGTAGTGAATGGAGCGTACATTTGTGAAGTGACTGCCTTGGAGGCGTCAGTGAGAGCGGCGTGGGACGAAGACACTCCAAAGACAGGCGTGGAATACATCCACAAACGAAGACAGCTTTGGTCATACTGAATTGCCTTCTTTGTCGTCTGCACAAGGATGGCTAGAGTGAGCCTGGAAACATTGAATTACGCTTGTAGGATCTGCCCTCACAGTTCAGTCACATCAGGACATTCAAAATGGTTGCAATTCACGTGATGGTTTGAAATGACGTCTGTTTATTGCCGTCCACGCTACAATCAACCTCACATCTACGAGTCTGGAATGGCGGCGATGGCCTCAATCTCGATCAAGAAGTTGCCAGGGAGCTTTCCGACTTCCACCGCGGTACGGGCGGGCTTGGGCGAGGGCAGCATGGAGCCATAGACTTCGTTCATGGCGGTGTAGTCGCTCATGTTGGCGAGGAACACCGTGGTCTTCATGACGTAGTCCCACGACGTGCCGGCCTCCTCGAGCACCGCGCCAATGTTCTTGATGACTTGCGCCTGGTCTGTCAGCACGTTCGCGATATCTGGGCAACACCTACTGTCTGCGCTTCGATTCCGCCAGCAACAATACTCCCGTTGAAGCTGGGCACGGTCCCTGACGTGTAGACTATGCCCTTGGACGTCCATGCCCCGCTTGACAGGATGGGTCCTTGGGTGCCTAGGTAGGTAACTACGGGCTGCTCAGCGGTCTTGGGCACTGGCTTTGCACTGGCGATGCCGGCGACCATGAAGAGGGTGGTCAGGAGGGACGTGATGGCAACCATGTTGGAGACGGATTCAAAGCTTGAGTTGTGATTCAATTGCGGACGTTGACGCCGTTTTATAGCCCTCGTGACTTCAACTGGCCTGCCATGGCTTCCAAGAGCTGAGGCGATTTCATGGAGATACGGCGTCTCGTAACAGCTTCAAGGCCGTCGGCACGAGGAGTATGCCGTGGGCTGTCCTACGAATACTATGCCCAAACAGTAGACATGCTATCGCGACCCGTACACGGTAGAATGAGTTAGTGCGGGACGGACAGCGTAGAAGGTCGTTGAGTCTCGGCGCCAAGGCTGTGTGTACTTGCAGGGCGCCATTGACGCGGGAAGATACTACAGCGCGTGGCTTGACGTAAGATGGTCGGAACGTGGAGATAAGGGATGTGGGTTGCCTTATCGACACCGAAGACCCATTTTTAGCCTGCTGCAGCGTTCCGATTCGGTGGACTCTCGAGACGAAGGTGTACGAACGTACGCTTGATGTCTCGGTACGCGTGTCGTCTAATCTACTGTGGGGCTGTACAAATCTGCAGTGCTTCCACGTCTGTCGATGGTGATTCTCCAAGTGCTCAAATGCGGAGCGATTTATCCTATCTTCGTTATCATCGCTCCGTACATTGAAGCCACGGCTAGCCCATCTCCACGTCCTACGTGACATCGCTTGTCGCTACTGCGTCTGGTACTGATTCGTGAACACTCACCGAGTACCCATTCTCCATGCGTGCTGCTCTTATCGCGGCATCGTGCAATGACTATCCGCGCATTACGATGGCTGAACGGATCTGGTGTGTTGTGAGGTCCGCCGTCGACGATAGCAGGTATCAGAGAACTGTATATGTAGGACAGCCTCCTCGATGAGCACTCAGCATCACCAACATGAAGGGCCTCTTCACAGCTTCAGCAGCGTTGACTCTGGCCAGCGGCACTCTCGCCGGTCCAGTAGCTCCTCGCTCCTCCCTCTTCTTCAAGCCTCTGGCTGTCACTCCCGACTCGGTGCACAACGTCCACATTGGCTACGGCGATGATGCATTCGAGGGAGAGGTCCGAGTCGTGTACGGCGGCTGCGACATGGCACGCCTCGACGACAGGCACCAGGAGCTCGGCACTGCTCGAATAACCCGGTCGTCTCGGCCAGAGCGCTTTGTCTGGATTGTACCCGACAATGCCGTCCACGGGGGCTGCCTACATGCGTACTCTGGATCCGCGCTGGTTGGCCGCTCTGCTCCCGTCACTGTCAAGCAGCCGACGCGGAAGCGCGAGGAGATCTCGGATGTTGCAGACGTGACAGGGCCGTGGTTCGACGGCGTTGCGTACATGCAAGCGAAGCAAAACAAAGCCTCTTTTGTTGCCGTTGCAAAGAGCAAGAAAATCGCTATCCTTGGCGGCGGAATGGCGGGCCTGATGACCAGTCTCCTGTTGGATTCTGTTGGAATTCACGACTGGCACATCACCGAGTCTTCACAACGCATCGGCGGTCGCATTCGCACCAAGTACCTCGCCGGGAGCACGCCTGAGCAGTACCAGTACCAGGAGATGGGCCCGATGCGGTTTCCCGTGTCGACCAGGTACGCAGACACCAACGAGACCGTCGATATTGAAGACCACAAGATGGTGTTTCAGCTTGCCGACGTCTTGAACCAGATGAACGGCAACGACAGCGCGCTCGCCGTCAACTTCATCCCCTGGATCCAGAGCAGCCCCAACGTCCCAGCGAACTCCAACGGCTACCGCTTGCCCAATGGCCGGATCCCAAGTGCCGCTCAGCTCCGGGCCAACAGCTCTCTCGCTCTGCCAGCCGCAGTAGGCCCAGACCCGGCAGCCGAAGAGCACGCCGAGGAGGCGCTTGACGAGTTCAAGGGTATCACCCCAGAGGTGCTGCGCAACATCTCGACCAACATCTACCGGGCCCACAAGGCGGCGGTGGAGAAGGGGCTCTTCCATTGGTCCGAGTCGGCTTACCTTCGCTACGCCCTGAACATGAGCGCGAACGAGGTCGACTTGCTTGCAGGCACCGACAACAGCCCGATGTGGGAGTACGACACTGCATACTTCGGGGCCACGACCTGGCGCACCATCGACAAGGGTCTGGAGTCCCTCCCGCGAGCCTTCCTCCCACATGTGCAGGATCGTCTAACGCTCGGCCGCAAGGTCACCGGCTTGAAGTACAACAACGCCACCGGCAGCGTGTCTGTCCAGTGGCGGAACGACCCGTTTAAGATGGAGCCTGAGAGCGAGGAGTACGACTACGCGGTGGTCGGCGTGCCGTTCTCCAAGGTGCGGCTCTGGGAGCTGCCCAAGTACTCTTCGCTCCTGTCCCGTGCCATCTCTTCCATGAACTACCAGCAGTCCTGCAAGGTGTCGCTCCACTACAAGACGCGTTTCTGGGAGAAGCTGTCCCCGCCCATCATCGGTGGCTGCGGCTCGGTCGACATCCCGGGCATCGGCTCGGTCTGCTACCCTGCGTACAAGATCAACTCGACGGGACCTGGCGTCATCCTCGGGTCCTACGTCTCGGGCACTCCCGCTCGTTCTCTTGCCGCACTCAGCACTGCCGACCACGTGGCTTACGTGCAGCGCGCGATGGTCCAGGTCCACGGAGAGATTGCTGCAGAACAGTTCACCGGCGCGTACGACCGTCAGTGCTGGGAGGTCGACGAGCATCAGGCCGGTGCATGGGCGGAGCCTATCGTTGGACAGCAGGAGCTGTATCTCCCCGCGTACTACCAGACCGAGATGTCGACAATCTTTGTCGGCGAGCACACTTCCTACACGCACGCCTGGATCTTCAGTGCGCTCGACTCGGCAGTACGCGGCACGTCGCAGCTGCTGTTAGACATGGGGCTGGTGGATGAGGCCAAGCAGATTGTCGAGACATGAATGGGCAGGTGGATTCACATTTAGCCGATATGATGGAGTTGAATGAAGCAGTTTTGATGAAACGTAGTGGGCGATGGCGTGATGACACTAACCGTATTCATGAGATCACGTCCACGCAGCTGTCGATGACGAATTTCAAGAATCTGCAGGTCTTGCCTCTGTGAACGACCATCCAAAGGTGCGGTCATCGCTGCTGAAGTAGGCATACATTATTTACAGTTGGAGGGTGGTTATTATAAAATTAAATTCAGACCAATCGCGACAATGAAAGCGACAAAGTTAAACCCCAAACGCACAGCCGCACCAGTGGCTTCAGGGACAGCGCTTCCGGTGTTCGAGGTCGTTCCGTTTCCGGTGGTGTTGCGCTGGCGGTCGACAACCTCAATACGCTTGTCGAGCGCTATGTTGACAGGCGACTGGGCCAGGATGTACTGGGTGAGGACCTCGTCCTGGGTGTCGAGGCTGACGAAGTCGGTGGTGGGGGTAAAGAAGTTGTCGCCACCCCCGGCGATGAAGTCGAGAGTAACGACCTGGTAAGTGGTGTCGTTGTTCAGGGGCTGGCCGCCGACGGTAACAGTGACGAGCTTGGTGCCGTTGCTGTTCTTGGGATTGTACTCGACCTTGATGCCGGTGGAGACCTGGAAGAACGAGGTGACGTCTTTTCCGTTGGCCACATTCACACGAGTCACAATACCCTCCAGCACTTCCCACAGCTCCTTTCCGCCAATCTCGATCTGGACAATGGAGTTGCCGAACGGGAAGGAGGTGAGGACCTCGCCGCGGGTGATGTCGCCCTGGTCGATGGTTGCGCGGATACCGCCGGCGTTGATGATGGCAAAGTCGACGTCCTCGGTGTTGTTCCTGCGGTAGGCGAGCATGGCGTCGGCCATAAAGTCACCGAGCAGACATTCCTGGCGCTGGCACGTGGTTTGGTCGAGTTCGACCTCACTTGTTCCGAGGACCTCAGCAGCAAACTCCTCGAACGGGCCGCGCCATGACTCGATCTGGGCCTGGAGACCGGCGTCCTGCTCGGTGGTGTTGGTGACGTGGATGGGCGCGCCGTGGTAGGCCACAATCTTGCCCTGCGGATCGTACGTCACATCTATGTAGCCCACGTATTCACCCCAGCGGTACGCGGTGACGATAAAAACCTCATCGCCATCCGCGTTGTCGACGATGGTCGGGTACTTGCCCTCGGCGTCCTCCATGTCGCCAAGCAGCGTGTGGCTGTGGCCGCCCATGATCAGCTGCAGGCCCTTGGTAGCCTTGGCGAGCTCCTGGTCCTTGTCGTAGCCAATGTGGGTGATGGCGGCGATCCTGGTGATGTTGGTGGTAGCCTTGATCTCGTCAATGGCACCTTGCACAGCTTCGACAACGTCAGAAAAGATGGTGGTCTCGTCCGGGTTCGCGATGCTGGGGGTCTCGTCCGTGGTAACGCCAATCAGAGCCAGGCCGTACTCCTCAAAGATGTGGTACGGCTTGATCGATTTGTTGACCTTTTCGTTCTGCGAGTGGATGTTGGCAGAAATGATGGGAAACGTCAGATTCTCGAGAAACTGACCCAGCTCTTCATCACCGCCGTCGAACTGTTCTGGTCAGTGTGTGGAGTCAAAACAGCGAGCAGTCCTACCTCGTGGTTTCCCAGGGTCATGGC of the Ascochyta rabiei chromosome 20, complete sequence genome contains:
- a CDS encoding 5'-nucleotidase: MKFPLASVIALSALTAVSQAQAEDALYSRRIAKRDVDAEGNYNISFFHVNDVHAHLDEFSSSGTDCTRPERGCYGGYSRIKTVVEEKRPSYNDSLWLNVGDEFQGTLFYSFYGGEKIAETLNQMNFSAMTLGNHEFDGGDEELGQFLENLTFPIISANIHSQNEKVNKSIKPYHIFEEYGLALIGVTTDETPSIANPDETTIFSDVVEAVQGAIDEIKATTNITRIAAITHIGYDKDQELAKATKGLQLIMGGHSHTLLGDMEDAEGKYPTIVDNADGDEVFIVTAYRWGEYVGYIDVTYDPQGKIVAYHGAPIHVTNTTEQDAGLQAQIESWRGPFEEFAAEVLGTSEVELDQTTCQRQECLLGDFMADAMLAYRRNNTEDVDFAIINAGGIRATIDQGDITRGEVLTSFPFGNSIVQIEIGGKELWEVLEGIVTRVNVANGKDVTSFFQVSTGIKVEYNPKNSNGTKLVTVTVGGQPLNNDTTYQVVTLDFIAGGGDNFFTPTTDFVSLDTQDEVLTQYILAQSPVNIALDKRIEVVDRQRNTTGNGTTSNTGSAVPEATGAAVRLGFNFVAFIVAIGLNLIL